A genomic stretch from Bos javanicus breed banteng chromosome 29, ARS-OSU_banteng_1.0, whole genome shotgun sequence includes:
- the LOC133241826 gene encoding olfactory receptor 8B3: MLTRNDSLVTEFILAGLTDRPELQQPLFHLFVVIFVVTMVGNLGLIILIGLNSHLHTPMYYFLFNLSFIDLCYSSVFTPKMLMNFVFRENTISYVGCMTQLFFFLFFVISECYMLTSMAYDCYVAICNPLLYKVSMSHHVCLVLSLAAYVMGFAGASAHTGCMLRLTFCNVNVINHYLCDILPLLQLSCTSTYVNEVVVLIVVGINITVPSFTILISYIFILTSILHIKSSQGRSKAFSTCSSHMIALSLFFGSAAFMYLKYSSPGSMEQGKISSVFYTNVVPMLNPLIYSLRNKDVKVALRRSVFKIQRINMF, translated from the coding sequence ATGCTGACTAGAAATGACTCCTTAGTGACTGAATTTATTCTTGCTGGATTAACAGACCGTCCAGAGCTCCAGCAACCCCTCTTTCACCTGTTTGTAGTGATCTTTGTTGTCACCATGGTGGGCAACCTGGGCTTGATCATTCTTATTGGTCTAAATTCTCACCTCCATACCCCCATGTACTATTTCCTCTTCAACCTGTCCTTCATTGATCTCTGTTACTCTTCTGTTTTCACCCCCAAGATGCTGATGAACTTTGTATTCAGGGAGAATACCATCTCGTATGTGGGGTGCATGActcagctgtttttctttctcttttttgtcatCTCTGAGTGCTATATGTTGACCTCAATGGCCTATGAttgctatgtggccatctgtaatCCCCTGCTGTATAAGGTCTCCATGTCCCATCATGTCTGTTTGGTGCTCTCTTTGGCTGCATATGTGATGGGGTTTGCTGGAGCGTCTGCCCACACAGGGTGCATGCTTAGACTAACCTTCTGCAATGTGAATGTCATCAACCATTACTTGTGTGACATCCTCCCACTCCTCCAACTCTCTTGTACCAGCACCTATGTCAATGAGGTGGTAGTTCTCATTGTCGTGGGTATTAACATCACAGTACCCAGTTTCACCATCCTAATTTCTTACATCTTCATCCTTACTAGCATTCTTCATATCAAATCTTCTCAAGGAAGATCGAAAGCCTTTAGTACCTGTAGCTCCCACATGattgctctttctcttttttttggttcAGCGGCATTCATGTACCTTAAATATTCTTCTCCCGGTTCTATGGAGCAGGGAAAAATTTCTTCTGTCTTCTATACTAATGTGGTGCCCATGCTCAATCCTTTGATTTATAGTTTGAGAAACAAAGATGTAAAAGTTGCACTGAGGAGATCCGTATTTAAAATCCAGAGGATAAACATGTTCTAA